Proteins co-encoded in one Leptodactylus fuscus isolate aLepFus1 chromosome 4, aLepFus1.hap2, whole genome shotgun sequence genomic window:
- the EEF1D gene encoding elongation factor 1-delta isoform X4, with protein sequence MRTRKHQSPAESGWVDKHKCEDAAQLTCEAQTTPTPKKIEAPNGNPSEPAENSLNIDQKKVNGKKQKKRRRSPRNKASPSKVDSSLLGMMADGVWLEKYVYDEAECYYHTWLAAERAGATEGKPPTKMAAIKKHKAIQGTAKNNAAEGCCHSNRAACHHLSQGVWVNKFNFEDAESQFVTQYSSPLAPRMLNLNLVSHNRAVPRSSQKTPDEGYASATPTPATAPSPLTLNSIVSDPTVNGKPHWAGLQSLLSEVWLDKSLYDQAEARYYEHMAQAEPNLSTWSHNTGKRGKKDKWGKKSAGKQQPVRKKELASIPEENPNGLYYPAYYLHTDSERVWLDKSAYDKAEENFYVAQSHPAASAAKANKSPSVAKHPRPVKTRHGGKKDMAASFLSTEKIWFDKYKYDDAEKQYHERLSLKSAPHNQSQSTAAAPGGENSELLSRVASLEHENQSLQKVVKDLQSVISKLESRVSTLEKSATSQASAPQPPPVCKLPAPTPVLAPPAAAPKLKAEEEDDDDDIDLFGSDEEEDAEAARIKEERLRQYAEKKAKKPGLIAKSSILLDVKPWDDETDMAKLEECVRTVQMDGLLWGSSKLVPVGYGIKKLQIQCVVEDDKVGTDLLEEEITKFEDYVQSVDIAAFNKV encoded by the exons ATGAGGACAAGGAAGCACCAGAGCCCCGCGGAGTCCGGCTGGGTGGACAAACACAAGTGCGAGGACGCTGCTCAGCTCACGTGTGAGGCCCAGACCACACCAACCCCTAAAAAGATCGAAGCCCCCAACGGGAACCCTTCCGAACCCGCAGAGAACTCCCTGAACATCGACCAGAAGAAAGTCAACGGCAAGAAGCAGAAAAAGAGGCGACGGTCTCCCCGAAACAAAGCCTCTCCTTCCAAGGTGGACTCTAGTCTTCTGGGTATGATGGCCGATGGCGTGTGGTTGGAGAAGTACGTCTACGATGAGGCTGAATGTTATTACCACACCTGGCTGGCCGCAGAGCGGGCCGGGGCAACGGAGGGCAAACCTCCAACCAAAATGGCCGCCATTAAGAAACACAAGGCCATTCAGGGCACGGCGAAGAACAATGCGGCGGAGGGCTGCTGCCACAGCAATAGGGCGGCCTGTCACCACCTCAGCCAAGGCGTCTGGGTCAACAAGTTCAACTTCGAGGATGCCGAGAGCCAGTTTGTCACGCAGTACTCCTCCCCGCTAGCTCCTCGTATGCTAAACCTTAATCTCGTTTCTCATAACCGAGCCGTGCCAAGGTCCTCACAGAAGACGCCGGACGAAGGGTATGCCAGTGCCACCCCCACTCCAGCCACCGCGCCCAGTCCGCTGACCCTGAACTCCATCGTGTCCGACCCAACTGTGAATGGGAAGCCTCACTGGGCCGGTCTGCAGAGCCTGCTGTCTGAGGTGTGGCTGGACAAGTCTCTGTATGACCAGGCGGAGGCGCGGTACTACGAACATATGGCACAGGCCGAGCCGAACCTCAGCACCTGGAGCCACAACACGGGCAAAAGGGGCAAAAAGGATAAATGGGGCAAAAAATCTGCAGGAAAGCAGCAGCCGGTCAGGAAGAAGGAGCTGGCCAGTATTCCAGAGGAGAACCCCAACGGGCTGTATTACCCCGCGTACTACCTGCATACCGACAGCGAGAGAGTCTGGCTTGACAAGAGCGCTTACGACAAAGCCGAAGAGAACTTCTATGTGGCCCAAAGCCATCCGGCGGCCAGCGCTGCGAAAGCCAACAAGTCGCCATCTGTAGCCAAACACCCCAGGCCGGTAAAGACCAGGCATGGTGGCAAGAA AGACATGGCGGCTTCATTCCTCAGCACAGAGAAGATCTGGTTTGATAAATACAAGTACGACGATGCCGAGAAGCAGTATCATGAGCGCCTGAGCCTGAAGTCCGCACCCCACAATCAGTCCCAG AGCACGGCGGCCGCCCCCGGAGGAGAGAACAGCGAGCTCCTGTCACGGGTCGCCAGTCTAGAGCATGAGAACCAGAGCCTGCAGAAAG TGGTGAAGGACCTTCAGTCGGTCATCTCCAAACTGGAAAGCCGGGTCAGTACACTGGAGAAGTCTGCTACCTCACAAGCCTCAGCGCCCCAGCCTCCACCGGTGTGCAAG CTTCCTGCTCCGACCCCCGTCCTCGCCCCCCCTGCAGCAGCCCCAAAGCTcaaggcagaggaggaggatgatgatgacgatATTGACCTGTTCGGAAGTGATGAAGAGGAAGACGCAGAAGCCGCCAGGATCAAAGAAGAGAGATTGCGTCAGTACGCCGAGAAGAAAGCCAAAAAGCCCGGCCTGATCGCCAAGTCCTCCATCTTGTTGGATGTAAAACCG TGGGACGATGAGACGGACATGGCCAAGCTGGAGGAGTGTGTGCGCACGGTGCAGATGGACGGGCTGCTGTGGGGGTCCTCCAAGCTGGTGCCTGTGGGTTACGGCATCAAGAAGCTGCAGATCCAGTGCGTGGTGGAGGATGACAAGGTCGGCACAGACCTGCTGGAGGAGGAGATCACCAAGTTTGAAGACTAT GTGCAGAGTGTGGATATCGCTGCTTTTAACAAGGTCTAG
- the TIGD5 gene encoding tigger transposable element-derived protein 5 yields the protein MSCQRRRILRSSLGDAACTQTMVKMALRKAYSIKDKLEAIERVKKGERQASVSRDFGVPGGTLRGWLKDEQKLRWFLDQLGGDVGTQRKKMRLANEEEIDRAVYSWFITLRQQGVPLSGPIIQAQAETFAKQIYGEDCTFKASHGWFWRWQKRHGISSQRIYGEPEIKTSDMDPVLVYPEEQPKSPPNDGGYGDEQIYNANITGLYWKLLPDHTHDIATAKQPRGYRKVKDRVTILLAANLTGNHKLKPLIVGKLHDPPSLRHQKQDKLSATYRHCKKAWMTSELLQQWFFEEFVPTVRRYLRRCCLQQKAVLLVNQSAGSPPEKELQTPDGSIRVLFLSKNTRSKTPSMDQGVISSFKQLYKRELLRLVVSAEGSPSDFLKSFLLKDMIYLSGQAWGMIQSGSIEKCWLFGLRASFENSAMEDTVGDDYSKVFSDLTNLAALVCKHLAPEDVAEWVHLDDSIPTMQDSLEERNTDSTSDNKDPSDDDDDNVEYDPNPTALEAVQGLETALRWFEAQEPQIVAPVELAQLRSLLAKAQCLQRIQSQTKDADCGRS from the coding sequence ATGTCCTGCCAGCGACGGCGGATCCTACGGAGCAGCCTGGGCGATGCAGCATGCACACAGACCATGGTGAAGATGGCGTTACGTAAGGCTTACTCCATCAAAGACAAGCTGGAAGCCATAGAGAGGGTTAAGAAGGGGGAACGTCAGGCCAGCGTCTCCAGAGACTTCGGGGTGCCAGGAGGAACTCTCCGAGGGTGGCTGAAGGATGAACAGAAGCTCAGATGGTTTCTGGATCAGCTCGGTGGGGATGTAGGGACGCAGAGGAAGAAGATGCGCCTCGCCAACGAAGAGGAGATTGACCGAGCCGTGTATTCCTGGTTCATCACTTTACGACAACAAGGCGTTCCTCTGTCAGGGCCAATCATTCAGGCCCAAGCCGAGACATTCGCCAAGCAGATCTATGGAGAAGACTGCACCTTCAAGGCCAGCCATGGCTGGTTCTGGCGCTGGCAGAAAAGACACGGCATCTCCAGTCAACGCATCTATGGAGAACCAGAAATCAAAACCTCAGACATGGACCCAGTTCTGGTCTATCCAGAAGAACAACCCAAATCACCGCCAAACGATGGTGGTTATGGAGACGAGCAGATCTACAACGCCAACATTACAGGATTATACTGGAAGCTTCTTCCAGACCATACCCATGACATTGCCACAGCTAAGCAGCCCCGCGGCTACCGGAAAGTGAAGGACAGAGTCACCATTCTCTTGGCGGCCAACCTTACGGGCAACCACAAGCTGAAGCCATTGATTGTCGGAAAGCTTCACGATCCACCAAGTCTCCGACACCAGAAGCAAGACAAGTTGTCGGCTACATACAGGCACTGTAAGAAGGCATGGATGACGTCAGAGCTACTCCAACAATGGTTTTTCGAAGAGTTTGTACCTACAGTAAGGCGTTACTTGAGACGATGCTGTCTCCAGCAAAAAGCAGTCCTCCTCGTCAACCAAAGTGCAGGAAGCCCCCCTGAGAAGGAGCTTCAGACCCCTGATGGCAGCATACGGGTCTTGTTCCTTTCCAAAAATACTAGAAGTAAGACCCCGTCCATGGACCAAGGAGTCATCTCCTCCTTCAAACAGCTCTATAAGCGCGAGCTCCTGAGGCTTGTGGTGTCTGCTGAGGGGTCTCCTTCAGATTTTCTCAAGTCCTTTCTGTTGAAGGACATGATCTACCTTTCTGGCCAGGCATGGGGCATGATACAGTCTGGAAGTATCGAGAAATGTTGGCTCTTTGGCCTCAGAGCTTCTTTCGAGAACAGCGCCATGGAGGACACAGTTGGTGATGACTATAGCAAGGTCTTCTCAGACCTGACCAACCTGGCTGCTCTAGTTTGCAAACATTTGGCCCCCGAGGATGTTGCTGAGTGGGTGCACCTTGATGACTCCATCCCAACCATGCAGGACTCCTTAGAAGAGAGGAACACTGACTCCACCTCTGACAACAAAGAccccagtgatgatgatgatgataatgtagAGTATGACCCAAACCCAACAGCTCTTGAGGCCGTCCAGGGGCTTGAGACGGCACTACGTTGGTTTGAGGCCCAGGAACCACAGATTGTGGCCCCTGTAGAACTAGCGCAGTTGCGTTCCTTACTCGCCAAGGCCCAATGTCTACAGCGCATACAATCGCAAACCAAAGACGCCGACTGTGGCAGGTCCTAA
- the EEF1D gene encoding elongation factor 1-delta isoform X1 yields MRTRKHQSPAESGWVDKHKCEDAAQLTCEAQTTPTPKKIEAPNGNPSEPAENSLNIDQKKVNGKKQKKRRRSPRNKASPSKVDSSLLGMMADGVWLEKYVYDEAECYYHTWLAAERAGATEGKPPTKMAAIKKHKAIQGTAKNNAAEGCCHSNRAACHHLSQGVWVNKFNFEDAESQFVTQYSSPLAPRMLNLNLVSHNRAVPRSSQKTPDEGYASATPTPATAPSPLTLNSIVSDPTVNGKPHWAGLQSLLSEVWLDKSLYDQAEARYYEHMAQAEPNLSTWSHNTGKRGKKDKWGKKSAGKQQPVRKKELASIPEENPNGLYYPAYYLHTDSERVWLDKSAYDKAEENFYVAQSHPAASAAKANKSPSVAKHPRPVKTRHGGKKDMAASFLSTEKIWFDKYKYDDAEKQYHERLSLKSAPHNQSQDDGASTILRDIARARENIQKSLAGLRTVLNSPKDGQAPPPPSHSGPRTSTAAAPGGENSELLSRVASLEHENQSLQKVVKDLQSVISKLESRVSTLEKSATSQASAPQPPPVCKLPAPTPVLAPPAAAPKLKAEEEDDDDDIDLFGSDEEEDAEAARIKEERLRQYAEKKAKKPGLIAKSSILLDVKPWDDETDMAKLEECVRTVQMDGLLWGSSKLVPVGYGIKKLQIQCVVEDDKVGTDLLEEEITKFEDYVQSVDIAAFNKV; encoded by the exons ATGAGGACAAGGAAGCACCAGAGCCCCGCGGAGTCCGGCTGGGTGGACAAACACAAGTGCGAGGACGCTGCTCAGCTCACGTGTGAGGCCCAGACCACACCAACCCCTAAAAAGATCGAAGCCCCCAACGGGAACCCTTCCGAACCCGCAGAGAACTCCCTGAACATCGACCAGAAGAAAGTCAACGGCAAGAAGCAGAAAAAGAGGCGACGGTCTCCCCGAAACAAAGCCTCTCCTTCCAAGGTGGACTCTAGTCTTCTGGGTATGATGGCCGATGGCGTGTGGTTGGAGAAGTACGTCTACGATGAGGCTGAATGTTATTACCACACCTGGCTGGCCGCAGAGCGGGCCGGGGCAACGGAGGGCAAACCTCCAACCAAAATGGCCGCCATTAAGAAACACAAGGCCATTCAGGGCACGGCGAAGAACAATGCGGCGGAGGGCTGCTGCCACAGCAATAGGGCGGCCTGTCACCACCTCAGCCAAGGCGTCTGGGTCAACAAGTTCAACTTCGAGGATGCCGAGAGCCAGTTTGTCACGCAGTACTCCTCCCCGCTAGCTCCTCGTATGCTAAACCTTAATCTCGTTTCTCATAACCGAGCCGTGCCAAGGTCCTCACAGAAGACGCCGGACGAAGGGTATGCCAGTGCCACCCCCACTCCAGCCACCGCGCCCAGTCCGCTGACCCTGAACTCCATCGTGTCCGACCCAACTGTGAATGGGAAGCCTCACTGGGCCGGTCTGCAGAGCCTGCTGTCTGAGGTGTGGCTGGACAAGTCTCTGTATGACCAGGCGGAGGCGCGGTACTACGAACATATGGCACAGGCCGAGCCGAACCTCAGCACCTGGAGCCACAACACGGGCAAAAGGGGCAAAAAGGATAAATGGGGCAAAAAATCTGCAGGAAAGCAGCAGCCGGTCAGGAAGAAGGAGCTGGCCAGTATTCCAGAGGAGAACCCCAACGGGCTGTATTACCCCGCGTACTACCTGCATACCGACAGCGAGAGAGTCTGGCTTGACAAGAGCGCTTACGACAAAGCCGAAGAGAACTTCTATGTGGCCCAAAGCCATCCGGCGGCCAGCGCTGCGAAAGCCAACAAGTCGCCATCTGTAGCCAAACACCCCAGGCCGGTAAAGACCAGGCATGGTGGCAAGAA AGACATGGCGGCTTCATTCCTCAGCACAGAGAAGATCTGGTTTGATAAATACAAGTACGACGATGCCGAGAAGCAGTATCATGAGCGCCTGAGCCTGAAGTCCGCACCCCACAATCAGTCCCAG GATGACGGAGCGAGCACAATCCTCAGGGACATTGCCAGAGCCAGGGAGAATATCCAGAAATCGCTGGCCGGA CTGAGGACAGTCCTGAATAGTCCTAAGGACGGCCAAGCTCCCCCTCCCCCGAGCCACTCAGGGCCCCGTACT AGCACGGCGGCCGCCCCCGGAGGAGAGAACAGCGAGCTCCTGTCACGGGTCGCCAGTCTAGAGCATGAGAACCAGAGCCTGCAGAAAG TGGTGAAGGACCTTCAGTCGGTCATCTCCAAACTGGAAAGCCGGGTCAGTACACTGGAGAAGTCTGCTACCTCACAAGCCTCAGCGCCCCAGCCTCCACCGGTGTGCAAG CTTCCTGCTCCGACCCCCGTCCTCGCCCCCCCTGCAGCAGCCCCAAAGCTcaaggcagaggaggaggatgatgatgacgatATTGACCTGTTCGGAAGTGATGAAGAGGAAGACGCAGAAGCCGCCAGGATCAAAGAAGAGAGATTGCGTCAGTACGCCGAGAAGAAAGCCAAAAAGCCCGGCCTGATCGCCAAGTCCTCCATCTTGTTGGATGTAAAACCG TGGGACGATGAGACGGACATGGCCAAGCTGGAGGAGTGTGTGCGCACGGTGCAGATGGACGGGCTGCTGTGGGGGTCCTCCAAGCTGGTGCCTGTGGGTTACGGCATCAAGAAGCTGCAGATCCAGTGCGTGGTGGAGGATGACAAGGTCGGCACAGACCTGCTGGAGGAGGAGATCACCAAGTTTGAAGACTAT GTGCAGAGTGTGGATATCGCTGCTTTTAACAAGGTCTAG
- the EEF1D gene encoding elongation factor 1-delta isoform X2, with translation MRTRKHQSPAESGWVDKHKCEDAAQLTCEAQTTPTPKKIEAPNGNPSEPAENSLNIDQKKVNGKKQKKRRRSPRNKASPSKVDSSLLGMMADGVWLEKYVYDEAECYYHTWLAAERAGATEGKPPTKMAAIKKHKAIQGTAKNNAAEGCCHSNRAACHHLSQGVWVNKFNFEDAESQFVTQYSSPLAPRMLNLNLVSHNRAVPRSSQKTPDEGYASATPTPATAPSPLTLNSIVSDPTVNGKPHWAGLQSLLSEVWLDKSLYDQAEARYYEHMAQAEPNLSTWSHNTGKRGKKDKWGKKSAGKQQPVRKKELASIPEENPNGLYYPAYYLHTDSERVWLDKSAYDKAEENFYVAQSHPAASAAKANKSPSVAKHPRPVKTRHGGKKDMAASFLSTEKIWFDKYKYDDAEKQYHERLSLKSAPHNQSQDDGASTILRDIARARENIQKSLAGSTAAAPGGENSELLSRVASLEHENQSLQKVVKDLQSVISKLESRVSTLEKSATSQASAPQPPPVCKLPAPTPVLAPPAAAPKLKAEEEDDDDDIDLFGSDEEEDAEAARIKEERLRQYAEKKAKKPGLIAKSSILLDVKPWDDETDMAKLEECVRTVQMDGLLWGSSKLVPVGYGIKKLQIQCVVEDDKVGTDLLEEEITKFEDYVQSVDIAAFNKV, from the exons ATGAGGACAAGGAAGCACCAGAGCCCCGCGGAGTCCGGCTGGGTGGACAAACACAAGTGCGAGGACGCTGCTCAGCTCACGTGTGAGGCCCAGACCACACCAACCCCTAAAAAGATCGAAGCCCCCAACGGGAACCCTTCCGAACCCGCAGAGAACTCCCTGAACATCGACCAGAAGAAAGTCAACGGCAAGAAGCAGAAAAAGAGGCGACGGTCTCCCCGAAACAAAGCCTCTCCTTCCAAGGTGGACTCTAGTCTTCTGGGTATGATGGCCGATGGCGTGTGGTTGGAGAAGTACGTCTACGATGAGGCTGAATGTTATTACCACACCTGGCTGGCCGCAGAGCGGGCCGGGGCAACGGAGGGCAAACCTCCAACCAAAATGGCCGCCATTAAGAAACACAAGGCCATTCAGGGCACGGCGAAGAACAATGCGGCGGAGGGCTGCTGCCACAGCAATAGGGCGGCCTGTCACCACCTCAGCCAAGGCGTCTGGGTCAACAAGTTCAACTTCGAGGATGCCGAGAGCCAGTTTGTCACGCAGTACTCCTCCCCGCTAGCTCCTCGTATGCTAAACCTTAATCTCGTTTCTCATAACCGAGCCGTGCCAAGGTCCTCACAGAAGACGCCGGACGAAGGGTATGCCAGTGCCACCCCCACTCCAGCCACCGCGCCCAGTCCGCTGACCCTGAACTCCATCGTGTCCGACCCAACTGTGAATGGGAAGCCTCACTGGGCCGGTCTGCAGAGCCTGCTGTCTGAGGTGTGGCTGGACAAGTCTCTGTATGACCAGGCGGAGGCGCGGTACTACGAACATATGGCACAGGCCGAGCCGAACCTCAGCACCTGGAGCCACAACACGGGCAAAAGGGGCAAAAAGGATAAATGGGGCAAAAAATCTGCAGGAAAGCAGCAGCCGGTCAGGAAGAAGGAGCTGGCCAGTATTCCAGAGGAGAACCCCAACGGGCTGTATTACCCCGCGTACTACCTGCATACCGACAGCGAGAGAGTCTGGCTTGACAAGAGCGCTTACGACAAAGCCGAAGAGAACTTCTATGTGGCCCAAAGCCATCCGGCGGCCAGCGCTGCGAAAGCCAACAAGTCGCCATCTGTAGCCAAACACCCCAGGCCGGTAAAGACCAGGCATGGTGGCAAGAA AGACATGGCGGCTTCATTCCTCAGCACAGAGAAGATCTGGTTTGATAAATACAAGTACGACGATGCCGAGAAGCAGTATCATGAGCGCCTGAGCCTGAAGTCCGCACCCCACAATCAGTCCCAG GATGACGGAGCGAGCACAATCCTCAGGGACATTGCCAGAGCCAGGGAGAATATCCAGAAATCGCTGGCCGGA AGCACGGCGGCCGCCCCCGGAGGAGAGAACAGCGAGCTCCTGTCACGGGTCGCCAGTCTAGAGCATGAGAACCAGAGCCTGCAGAAAG TGGTGAAGGACCTTCAGTCGGTCATCTCCAAACTGGAAAGCCGGGTCAGTACACTGGAGAAGTCTGCTACCTCACAAGCCTCAGCGCCCCAGCCTCCACCGGTGTGCAAG CTTCCTGCTCCGACCCCCGTCCTCGCCCCCCCTGCAGCAGCCCCAAAGCTcaaggcagaggaggaggatgatgatgacgatATTGACCTGTTCGGAAGTGATGAAGAGGAAGACGCAGAAGCCGCCAGGATCAAAGAAGAGAGATTGCGTCAGTACGCCGAGAAGAAAGCCAAAAAGCCCGGCCTGATCGCCAAGTCCTCCATCTTGTTGGATGTAAAACCG TGGGACGATGAGACGGACATGGCCAAGCTGGAGGAGTGTGTGCGCACGGTGCAGATGGACGGGCTGCTGTGGGGGTCCTCCAAGCTGGTGCCTGTGGGTTACGGCATCAAGAAGCTGCAGATCCAGTGCGTGGTGGAGGATGACAAGGTCGGCACAGACCTGCTGGAGGAGGAGATCACCAAGTTTGAAGACTAT GTGCAGAGTGTGGATATCGCTGCTTTTAACAAGGTCTAG
- the EEF1D gene encoding elongation factor 1-delta isoform X5 gives MAASFLSTEKIWFDKYKYDDAEKQYHERLSLKSAPHNQSQDDGASTILRDIARARENIQKSLAGLRTVLNSPKDGQAPPPPSHSGPRTSTAAAPGGENSELLSRVASLEHENQSLQKVVKDLQSVISKLESRVSTLEKSATSQASAPQPPPVCKLPAPTPVLAPPAAAPKLKAEEEDDDDDIDLFGSDEEEDAEAARIKEERLRQYAEKKAKKPGLIAKSSILLDVKPWDDETDMAKLEECVRTVQMDGLLWGSSKLVPVGYGIKKLQIQCVVEDDKVGTDLLEEEITKFEDYVQSVDIAAFNKV, from the exons ATGGCGGCTTCATTCCTCAGCACAGAGAAGATCTGGTTTGATAAATACAAGTACGACGATGCCGAGAAGCAGTATCATGAGCGCCTGAGCCTGAAGTCCGCACCCCACAATCAGTCCCAG GATGACGGAGCGAGCACAATCCTCAGGGACATTGCCAGAGCCAGGGAGAATATCCAGAAATCGCTGGCCGGA CTGAGGACAGTCCTGAATAGTCCTAAGGACGGCCAAGCTCCCCCTCCCCCGAGCCACTCAGGGCCCCGTACT AGCACGGCGGCCGCCCCCGGAGGAGAGAACAGCGAGCTCCTGTCACGGGTCGCCAGTCTAGAGCATGAGAACCAGAGCCTGCAGAAAG TGGTGAAGGACCTTCAGTCGGTCATCTCCAAACTGGAAAGCCGGGTCAGTACACTGGAGAAGTCTGCTACCTCACAAGCCTCAGCGCCCCAGCCTCCACCGGTGTGCAAG CTTCCTGCTCCGACCCCCGTCCTCGCCCCCCCTGCAGCAGCCCCAAAGCTcaaggcagaggaggaggatgatgatgacgatATTGACCTGTTCGGAAGTGATGAAGAGGAAGACGCAGAAGCCGCCAGGATCAAAGAAGAGAGATTGCGTCAGTACGCCGAGAAGAAAGCCAAAAAGCCCGGCCTGATCGCCAAGTCCTCCATCTTGTTGGATGTAAAACCG TGGGACGATGAGACGGACATGGCCAAGCTGGAGGAGTGTGTGCGCACGGTGCAGATGGACGGGCTGCTGTGGGGGTCCTCCAAGCTGGTGCCTGTGGGTTACGGCATCAAGAAGCTGCAGATCCAGTGCGTGGTGGAGGATGACAAGGTCGGCACAGACCTGCTGGAGGAGGAGATCACCAAGTTTGAAGACTAT GTGCAGAGTGTGGATATCGCTGCTTTTAACAAGGTCTAG
- the EEF1D gene encoding elongation factor 1-delta isoform X3, with the protein MRTRKHQSPAESGWVDKHKCEDAAQLTCEAQTTPTPKKIEAPNGNPSEPAENSLNIDQKKVNGKKQKKRRRSPRNKASPSKVDSSLLGMMADGVWLEKYVYDEAECYYHTWLAAERAGATEGKPPTKMAAIKKHKAIQGTAKNNAAEGCCHSNRAACHHLSQGVWVNKFNFEDAESQFVTQYSSPLAPRMLNLNLVSHNRAVPRSSQKTPDEGYASATPTPATAPSPLTLNSIVSDPTVNGKPHWAGLQSLLSEVWLDKSLYDQAEARYYEHMAQAEPNLSTWSHNTGKRGKKDKWGKKSAGKQQPVRKKELASIPEENPNGLYYPAYYLHTDSERVWLDKSAYDKAEENFYVAQSHPAASAAKANKSPSVAKHPRPVKTRHGGKKDMAASFLSTEKIWFDKYKYDDAEKQYHERLSLKSAPHNQSQLRTVLNSPKDGQAPPPPSHSGPRTSTAAAPGGENSELLSRVASLEHENQSLQKVVKDLQSVISKLESRVSTLEKSATSQASAPQPPPVCKLPAPTPVLAPPAAAPKLKAEEEDDDDDIDLFGSDEEEDAEAARIKEERLRQYAEKKAKKPGLIAKSSILLDVKPWDDETDMAKLEECVRTVQMDGLLWGSSKLVPVGYGIKKLQIQCVVEDDKVGTDLLEEEITKFEDYVQSVDIAAFNKV; encoded by the exons ATGAGGACAAGGAAGCACCAGAGCCCCGCGGAGTCCGGCTGGGTGGACAAACACAAGTGCGAGGACGCTGCTCAGCTCACGTGTGAGGCCCAGACCACACCAACCCCTAAAAAGATCGAAGCCCCCAACGGGAACCCTTCCGAACCCGCAGAGAACTCCCTGAACATCGACCAGAAGAAAGTCAACGGCAAGAAGCAGAAAAAGAGGCGACGGTCTCCCCGAAACAAAGCCTCTCCTTCCAAGGTGGACTCTAGTCTTCTGGGTATGATGGCCGATGGCGTGTGGTTGGAGAAGTACGTCTACGATGAGGCTGAATGTTATTACCACACCTGGCTGGCCGCAGAGCGGGCCGGGGCAACGGAGGGCAAACCTCCAACCAAAATGGCCGCCATTAAGAAACACAAGGCCATTCAGGGCACGGCGAAGAACAATGCGGCGGAGGGCTGCTGCCACAGCAATAGGGCGGCCTGTCACCACCTCAGCCAAGGCGTCTGGGTCAACAAGTTCAACTTCGAGGATGCCGAGAGCCAGTTTGTCACGCAGTACTCCTCCCCGCTAGCTCCTCGTATGCTAAACCTTAATCTCGTTTCTCATAACCGAGCCGTGCCAAGGTCCTCACAGAAGACGCCGGACGAAGGGTATGCCAGTGCCACCCCCACTCCAGCCACCGCGCCCAGTCCGCTGACCCTGAACTCCATCGTGTCCGACCCAACTGTGAATGGGAAGCCTCACTGGGCCGGTCTGCAGAGCCTGCTGTCTGAGGTGTGGCTGGACAAGTCTCTGTATGACCAGGCGGAGGCGCGGTACTACGAACATATGGCACAGGCCGAGCCGAACCTCAGCACCTGGAGCCACAACACGGGCAAAAGGGGCAAAAAGGATAAATGGGGCAAAAAATCTGCAGGAAAGCAGCAGCCGGTCAGGAAGAAGGAGCTGGCCAGTATTCCAGAGGAGAACCCCAACGGGCTGTATTACCCCGCGTACTACCTGCATACCGACAGCGAGAGAGTCTGGCTTGACAAGAGCGCTTACGACAAAGCCGAAGAGAACTTCTATGTGGCCCAAAGCCATCCGGCGGCCAGCGCTGCGAAAGCCAACAAGTCGCCATCTGTAGCCAAACACCCCAGGCCGGTAAAGACCAGGCATGGTGGCAAGAA AGACATGGCGGCTTCATTCCTCAGCACAGAGAAGATCTGGTTTGATAAATACAAGTACGACGATGCCGAGAAGCAGTATCATGAGCGCCTGAGCCTGAAGTCCGCACCCCACAATCAGTCCCAG CTGAGGACAGTCCTGAATAGTCCTAAGGACGGCCAAGCTCCCCCTCCCCCGAGCCACTCAGGGCCCCGTACT AGCACGGCGGCCGCCCCCGGAGGAGAGAACAGCGAGCTCCTGTCACGGGTCGCCAGTCTAGAGCATGAGAACCAGAGCCTGCAGAAAG TGGTGAAGGACCTTCAGTCGGTCATCTCCAAACTGGAAAGCCGGGTCAGTACACTGGAGAAGTCTGCTACCTCACAAGCCTCAGCGCCCCAGCCTCCACCGGTGTGCAAG CTTCCTGCTCCGACCCCCGTCCTCGCCCCCCCTGCAGCAGCCCCAAAGCTcaaggcagaggaggaggatgatgatgacgatATTGACCTGTTCGGAAGTGATGAAGAGGAAGACGCAGAAGCCGCCAGGATCAAAGAAGAGAGATTGCGTCAGTACGCCGAGAAGAAAGCCAAAAAGCCCGGCCTGATCGCCAAGTCCTCCATCTTGTTGGATGTAAAACCG TGGGACGATGAGACGGACATGGCCAAGCTGGAGGAGTGTGTGCGCACGGTGCAGATGGACGGGCTGCTGTGGGGGTCCTCCAAGCTGGTGCCTGTGGGTTACGGCATCAAGAAGCTGCAGATCCAGTGCGTGGTGGAGGATGACAAGGTCGGCACAGACCTGCTGGAGGAGGAGATCACCAAGTTTGAAGACTAT GTGCAGAGTGTGGATATCGCTGCTTTTAACAAGGTCTAG